One Oceaniferula flava DNA window includes the following coding sequences:
- a CDS encoding glycosyltransferase family 2 protein, which produces MTYNEELNLPGCLESLSFCDDIVVLDSHSSDDTVAIAKHAGATVLSRKFDNYAAQRNFGLAYDFKHDWILMLDADERVTDDLVREMLDEVNSVNNPVSLYRMRRKDMFMDRWLKRSSGYPTWFGRLFKKGEVRVEREINEEYYTDGEIGLLDGHLIHYPFNKGIEYWFERHNKYSSMEAVKLANEQQGSVNWSDFLNTDPMLRRKAFKAVAYRMPFRPLLTFFFLYVVKFGFLDGKAGFHYSVMRSVYEYMISLKMREDQAVTQDQSS; this is translated from the coding sequence TTGACCTATAACGAAGAGCTAAATCTGCCCGGTTGCCTAGAATCTTTATCTTTCTGTGATGATATTGTTGTTCTGGACTCCCATAGTTCTGACGACACGGTTGCTATTGCAAAACACGCGGGGGCAACTGTCCTAAGTAGAAAATTTGATAACTACGCGGCACAACGGAACTTTGGCTTAGCATATGATTTCAAACATGACTGGATTCTTATGCTTGATGCTGATGAGCGAGTCACTGATGACCTTGTTCGAGAGATGTTGGACGAGGTGAATTCAGTGAACAATCCTGTGAGTCTTTACCGTATGCGCCGGAAGGACATGTTTATGGACAGATGGCTCAAGAGGTCTAGTGGTTATCCAACATGGTTTGGACGCTTGTTTAAAAAGGGAGAGGTTAGAGTCGAAAGAGAGATCAACGAAGAATACTATACAGACGGTGAGATTGGTCTACTGGACGGGCACTTAATTCATTATCCTTTCAATAAAGGGATCGAGTATTGGTTTGAGCGTCACAATAAATACTCCTCCATGGAGGCCGTCAAGTTGGCGAATGAGCAGCAAGGTTCAGTGAATTGGTCAGACTTTCTCAATACTGATCCTATGCTGAGGCGGAAGGCTTTTAAGGCCGTTGCTTACCGCATGCCGTTCAGACCACTATTAACGTTCTTTTTCCTATATGTAGTAAAATTCGGATTCTTGGACGGTAAGGCCGGATTTCATTATAGTGTCATGCGCTCCGTCTATGAATATATGATCAGTCTCAAAATGAGAGAGGATCAAGCTGTGACACAAGACCAATCGTCGTAG
- a CDS encoding VanZ family protein has product MAPAFRELRDKWASKWWTCLFLASVVFFVLLIVLASWAPHSQMSKLAWMPGWIAKLADREPNIRTAVPFMPLAGLLFMALSTIQIQRPLRITLTICGFILCVTEFGQAFLPQRTVDWKDLLWGTVGILLGTAGAKILIYWRKKYSAC; this is encoded by the coding sequence ATGGCACCAGCTTTCAGAGAATTACGTGATAAGTGGGCGTCAAAATGGTGGACGTGCTTATTTTTAGCTTCCGTCGTCTTTTTTGTGCTGCTGATTGTGCTGGCATCTTGGGCTCCCCATTCCCAGATGAGTAAACTGGCCTGGATGCCTGGCTGGATCGCAAAGCTAGCCGATCGTGAACCGAACATCCGCACGGCGGTTCCTTTCATGCCATTGGCTGGCCTTCTCTTTATGGCGCTATCCACCATACAGATTCAACGTCCGCTGCGTATCACTCTGACGATTTGCGGATTTATTCTTTGCGTAACCGAGTTTGGGCAGGCCTTTCTGCCGCAGCGCACGGTTGATTGGAAAGATTTACTGTGGGGGACAGTGGGTATCTTGTTAGGCACTGCTGGAGCGAAGATACTCATATATTGGCGTAAAAAATACTCGGCTTGTTGA